From the genome of Psychrilyobacter atlanticus DSM 19335, one region includes:
- a CDS encoding nucleotidyltransferase family protein, which yields MFGLERRSEEELRAILILHGVEKAIIFGSRGSSKYKKTSDIDIAIFGDFTSTEINLIRWDIEESRIIYFVDLVHFERVTNEEFKKSILQGKEFKIY from the coding sequence ATGTTTGGATTAGAAAGAAGATCTGAAGAAGAATTAAGAGCTATTTTGATTCTTCACGGAGTAGAAAAAGCAATTATTTTTGGTTCAAGAGGAAGCAGTAAATATAAAAAAACTTCCGATATAGATATTGCTATCTTTGGTGATTTTACCAGTACAGAAATAAATTTAATAAGATGGGATATAGAGGAAAGCAGAATAATATATTTTGTAGATTTAGTTCATTTTGAAAGAGTAACCAATGAGGAGTTTAAAAAGAGTATTTTACAAGGAAAAGAATTTAAAATCTATTGA
- a CDS encoding nucleotidyltransferase substrate binding protein — MAKRWDERISDYKNALERLKEAIEESKVIDSSTIKDGVIQRFEFTLELSWKVMKYFLNSEGLTEAKAPRSTIRTGFNNEIIQDAKLWIDMIEDRNLTTHTYSQSTSDEIYGKIINFYYKELEDFYLNVKDKEVE; from the coding sequence ATGGCTAAAAGATGGGATGAAAGAATATCTGACTATAAAAATGCATTGGAACGTCTAAAAGAAGCTATAGAAGAAAGTAAAGTTATAGACTCATCTACCATAAAAGATGGTGTTATACAAAGGTTTGAATTTACACTGGAATTATCTTGGAAAGTAATGAAATATTTCCTTAATTCAGAAGGTCTTACAGAAGCCAAAGCTCCTAGGAGTACTATCCGAACAGGATTTAATAATGAAATAATACAAGATGCCAAATTATGGATAGATATGATAGAGGATCGAAACCTCACTACCCATACTTACTCCCAGTCAACATCAGACGAGATCTATGGAAAAATTATTAACTTTTATTACAAAGAATTAGAAGATTTTTATTTAAATGTCAAAGATAAAGAGGTAGAATAA
- a CDS encoding HI0074 family nucleotidyltransferase substrate-binding subunit — MYGLTEKEFYKLIEVLKNYSKEIKWVKIFGSRARGDYKKTSDIDLVIQFREDKLLDLKDELYKTSLPYTIDIIDYKKNTNENLKKFIDEEGCIIFLTDERGKVTMNENKLKLKLEDLRKALCRLEDSLKKDPHEDDLYLDGIIQRFEFVFELSWKLMKGYLEYDGIEVNSPRGAFREAFKVELIENGTAWIKMMENRNRTSHTYNQDTAWEIYDKVKKEYIVLFQEFFKTIDEKIKSDYEL; from the coding sequence ATGTATGGATTAACAGAAAAAGAATTTTATAAATTAATAGAAGTATTAAAAAACTACTCCAAAGAAATAAAATGGGTTAAAATTTTTGGTTCTAGAGCTAGAGGTGATTATAAAAAAACCTCAGATATAGATTTAGTTATTCAATTTAGAGAGGATAAATTATTAGATTTAAAAGATGAACTTTATAAAACGTCTTTACCTTATACAATTGATATAATCGATTATAAAAAAAATACCAATGAAAATTTAAAAAAATTTATAGATGAAGAAGGGTGTATAATATTTCTTACAGATGAAAGGGGAAAAGTAACTATGAATGAAAATAAATTAAAACTAAAATTGGAAGATTTGAGAAAAGCTTTATGTAGGTTAGAAGATTCTTTAAAAAAAGATCCCCATGAGGATGATTTATATTTAGATGGGATTATTCAAAGATTTGAATTTGTCTTTGAACTTAGTTGGAAACTTATGAAAGGTTATCTAGAATATGATGGAATAGAAGTTAATAGCCCTAGAGGAGCTTTTAGAGAAGCTTTTAAAGTTGAATTAATAGAAAATGGCACTGCATGGATTAAGATGATGGAAAATAGAAATAGAACTTCTCATACTTATAATCAAGATACAGCTTGGGAAATTTATGATAAAGTAAAAAAAGAATATATAGTTTTATTTCAGGAATTTTTTAAAACGATAGATGAGAAAATTAAATCCGATTATGAATTATAA
- the mntA gene encoding type VII toxin-antitoxin system MntA family adenylyltransferase antitoxin, with protein MKENSQFISKEKVQDYIKKIMKYFSDKEKNIDGVYIFGSISRGEMREESDIDIAVIGNFNFYDRLDFICDLEKKLGKKIDLIDFNGSNLNFQAEIITNGELIYCLDREKNDLLEYKILAKYLVFEEDRKIVLDEIYKRGSVFNEKSGTE; from the coding sequence ATGAAGGAGAATAGTCAATTTATATCTAAAGAGAAAGTTCAAGACTATATAAAAAAAATTATGAAATATTTTTCTGATAAAGAAAAAAATATAGATGGGGTATATATATTTGGATCTATCTCAAGAGGTGAAATGAGGGAAGAGAGTGATATAGACATAGCTGTTATAGGAAATTTTAATTTTTATGACAGATTGGATTTTATTTGTGATTTAGAAAAAAAATTAGGAAAGAAGATAGATCTTATAGATTTTAATGGGTCTAATTTAAACTTTCAGGCAGAAATAATAACAAATGGAGAGCTGATCTATTGTTTGGACAGAGAAAAAAATGATCTGTTGGAATATAAAATCTTGGCTAAATATTTAGTTTTTGAAGAGGATAGAAAAATAGTTTTAGATGAAATCTATAAGAGAGGAAGTGTATTCAATGAAAAGAGTGGTACTGAGTAA
- the hepT gene encoding type VII toxin-antitoxin system HepT family RNase toxin, whose translation MKRVVLSKVESIERCIKRIDEIYGGDIKRLNDYLYQDAIVLNIQRACQQSIDLSMYLCSKLAFGIPKSSRDSFVLLKENGIITEKTSNLMEKMVGFRNIVIHEYQSVELDVIKFIVEKGIGDFSSYTKEVLSYMKKVEE comes from the coding sequence ATGAAAAGAGTGGTACTGAGTAAAGTAGAGAGTATTGAAAGATGTATTAAAAGAATAGACGAGATATACGGTGGCGATATAAAAAGGTTAAATGATTATTTATATCAGGATGCTATTGTTTTAAATATTCAAAGAGCCTGTCAACAGTCTATAGATTTATCTATGTATCTATGTTCAAAATTAGCTTTTGGAATACCAAAATCCAGTAGAGATTCATTTGTATTATTAAAAGAGAATGGGATTATTACAGAAAAAACATCTAATCTTATGGAAAAAATGGTTGGATTTAGAAATATAGTTATACATGAATATCAATCTGTAGAATTAGATGTGATAAAATTTATTGTAGAAAAGGGAATCGGAGATTTTTCGAGTTATACGAAAGAAGTTTTATCATATATGAAGAAGGTAGAGGAATAG
- a CDS encoding immune inhibitor A domain-containing protein — protein MKVIVLFFISCIFLFGETFKPLTVLIDFPDYRYTDLHKIEKELVNKRKGEEFTPELYANMFFEPESYLSYNNKEFISAKKYFDLESGGTYNLEGSKDDIYGWFTAPKPIEFYGKNISEEGDRIRAAHLVRLAVNKLVAKKVDFSQYDRDKDGVIDGLILLYAGKGEHLPNSLGSRAIWPHFNRIQNISSSKFYYFKDHNNNLWKIDKYVFIPQDIPLDLYIHEIGHFLNLSDLYKGESTIGYWSIMSELYCGKILGSKLNSFGGYHRYNLQTKNNDTNIPAFWAEILNYNLNEIIKEDKYIKLHNINHKKSNNLIKIDLPGKRIDVPVEGRNLYYTDNYLNPDSNITFPVFLPKDANNVLKFDAWFNSKPEKEIEKVYIRRSGEEHWLLLKNKIRKNNKRGTWISLEFDLNSFNGKFVEIMVSLVPYKKEGPKGAYISNLTVMSDTIKNFDLKTTKKKITHNGFIHSFGDDLLKKYILIEYRNPIDKRIDEGLLRTKLNIPYRKGLLIWYIDESYSNSNQLVNILPSNKIPIYEIIDGDLFKLKLKPYIVSSWTFSSIDTREMGVVGEKRVFYREHIHGSSSFFIKKHLKIKILEENKGDIKLIISYHK, from the coding sequence ATGAAAGTCATAGTTTTATTTTTCATCAGCTGTATATTTTTATTTGGCGAAACTTTTAAACCTCTTACAGTTTTAATAGATTTTCCCGATTATCGATATACCGATCTTCATAAAATAGAAAAAGAGCTGGTGAATAAACGTAAAGGAGAGGAATTTACTCCTGAGCTATATGCAAATATGTTTTTTGAGCCTGAAAGTTATTTGTCTTACAATAACAAGGAATTTATTTCTGCCAAAAAATACTTTGATCTGGAATCTGGTGGAACCTATAACCTAGAAGGTAGTAAAGATGATATCTATGGATGGTTCACAGCTCCTAAACCTATTGAGTTTTACGGCAAGAATATCAGTGAAGAGGGTGACCGTATAAGAGCTGCCCACCTAGTCCGACTAGCTGTTAATAAGTTAGTTGCTAAAAAAGTAGATTTTTCCCAGTATGATAGAGATAAAGATGGTGTGATCGATGGTCTTATTCTCCTCTATGCAGGAAAGGGTGAACACCTTCCAAACTCCCTTGGAAGTCGGGCAATTTGGCCCCATTTTAATAGAATACAGAATATATCATCCAGTAAATTTTATTATTTTAAAGACCACAATAATAACCTTTGGAAAATAGATAAATACGTTTTTATCCCACAAGATATCCCACTGGACCTTTATATCCATGAGATAGGTCATTTTTTAAATTTGTCTGATCTATACAAAGGTGAGTCAACTATAGGTTATTGGTCTATAATGAGTGAACTCTACTGTGGTAAAATTCTTGGAAGTAAATTAAATTCTTTTGGTGGTTATCATAGGTATAACCTGCAAACAAAAAATAATGACACAAATATCCCTGCTTTTTGGGCTGAGATTCTAAATTATAATCTCAATGAAATAATAAAAGAAGATAAATATATTAAACTTCATAATATCAACCATAAAAAATCTAATAACCTCATAAAAATAGATCTTCCAGGAAAAAGAATAGATGTTCCTGTAGAGGGTAGAAATCTCTACTATACCGATAATTACCTTAACCCAGACAGCAATATTACATTCCCTGTTTTCCTTCCTAAGGATGCAAATAATGTCTTAAAGTTTGATGCTTGGTTTAATTCTAAACCGGAAAAAGAGATAGAAAAAGTTTATATCCGCCGAAGTGGAGAAGAACACTGGCTCTTGTTAAAAAATAAAATCAGAAAAAATAATAAAAGAGGGACATGGATTTCCTTGGAGTTTGATTTAAATTCATTTAACGGAAAATTTGTAGAAATTATGGTAAGCCTGGTTCCGTATAAGAAAGAGGGACCAAAAGGAGCCTATATTTCAAATTTAACAGTCATGTCCGATACCATTAAAAATTTTGACCTAAAAACTACAAAAAAAAAAATTACTCATAATGGTTTTATTCACAGCTTTGGTGATGACCTATTAAAAAAATATATCTTAATTGAGTATAGAAATCCTATAGACAAACGTATAGACGAGGGACTTCTTCGAACTAAATTAAATATCCCCTATAGAAAAGGGCTTTTAATATGGTATATAGATGAAAGTTATTCCAATTCTAATCAGTTGGTAAATATCCTTCCCTCAAATAAAATACCAATATATGAAATTATAGATGGAGATCTGTTTAAACTAAAATTAAAACCATATATCGTTTCCAGCTGGACTTTTTCCTCTATAGATACTAGGGAAATGGGAGTCGTTGGAGAAAAAAGAGTTTTTTATAGAGAGCATATTCATGGGTCAAGTTCATTTTTTATAAAAAAACATCTCAAAATTAAAATATTAGAAGAAAATAAAGGTGACATTAAATTAATAATCAGTTATCACAAATAA
- the secG gene encoding preprotein translocase subunit SecG, protein MATFLTVILFILAISLIVLVIIQPDRSKGMSGGIGTGATNSIFGVHDDGGPLAKATEFVAAGFLIVALLLYLVS, encoded by the coding sequence ATGGCTACATTTTTAACGGTAATTTTATTTATACTTGCTATCTCTTTAATTGTTTTAGTAATTATTCAACCTGACAGAAGTAAGGGTATGAGTGGTGGAATAGGAACAGGTGCTACCAATAGTATTTTTGGTGTACACGATGATGGTGGACCCCTAGCTAAAGCTACTGAATTTGTAGCGGCTGGATTTTTAATAGTAGCATTATTACTATATCTAGTAAGTTAA